Proteins from a genomic interval of Desulfofustis limnaeus:
- a CDS encoding GAF domain-containing protein → MPKGHVILRNVLFAPLNLQGEAVGIIGLANKPTDFTQDDADTATIFGELAAIALMNSRHIDQLKVQKANLEKTLAQVRTLEKLLPICSHCKSIRDDDGAWVRVDTYIARQTNTTFSHGMCPACVKKLYPEYYDQVYPQVSE, encoded by the coding sequence ATGCCGAAGGGGCATGTAATCCTGCGTAACGTCCTCTTTGCCCCCTTGAACCTGCAGGGTGAAGCCGTGGGGATCATCGGCTTGGCCAACAAACCAACCGATTTCACTCAAGACGACGCGGACACGGCCACCATCTTCGGCGAACTGGCGGCCATCGCGCTGATGAACAGTAGACACATCGATCAGCTGAAGGTTCAAAAAGCCAATCTGGAAAAGACGCTCGCCCAGGTCAGGACGTTGGAAAAATTGCTACCCATATGCTCCCACTGCAAGAGTATCAGAGATGACGATGGTGCCTGGGTCCGAGTGGACACCTATATTGCCAGGCAAACCAATACCACGTTTTCCCACGGCATGTGCCCCGCCTGCGTCAAGAAACTGTATCCGGAATATTATGACCAGGTGTACCCGCAGGTTAGCGAATAA